Part of the Tolypothrix sp. PCC 7910 genome, GCCCACATTTGATGTTGACCAACATCTGTAGTGTAGAAAGCGTTGGGTGCTTGGCGACTGAGTTCGACAATTACCTCTTGGGGGGAAATGCTATCGGGATACTGGGGTACAACTAGGGGGTAGTCTTCACGCCAACGGTTAATTAGGTTCAACCATTCTTGGTTTTGGTTGGGTTTAGCTTTTGTACCTGTGTGTTTACAGCGACGCAATAAGTCAACTAATACATTCCGCACGTCACCAACAATGGGGACTTCTGGAACGCGGTTTTTCCCAACTTCGGCGGGGTCGATGTCGATGTGAATGACTTTCGCCTTGGAAGCAAATTCATCTAACTTCCCGGTTACACGGTCATCAAATCTCGCACCCACGCAAATCAACAAATCGCAATCAGTGACAGCAAAGTTAGCGTAGGCTGTGCCATGCATCCCCAACATACCCAAAGCCAGGGGATGATGTTCGTCAAAAATCCCGATTCCCATCAAAGTGGTGGTTACAGGGATATTGAATAACTCAGCTAGTTCCTTAACTTCTTCGTGTGCCCCAGATGCGATCGCACCACCACCGACATACAATAGCGGCCGACGACTTTCGCTAATTAACTGAATTGCAGCGTTGATTTGGCGGGGATTTCCCTTAACAGTGGGACGATAGCCACGCAATTTTACAGAACCAGGTTCTACTGGTACATAGTCAAATTCTTCTAAAGCTACATCTTTAGGCACATCAATTAACACTGGCCCTGGTCTGCCGGTGCTAGCAATGTGGAATGCTTCTGCCACAATGCGGGCCATATCTTTCGGGTCACGCACTACATAAGAGTGTTTGACAATTGGTAGGGTAATACCGTAAATATCAGTTTCTTGAAATGCATCTGTACCAATTGCGGCCCGTGGTACTTGTCCAGTAACCACAATCATGGGTATTGAGTCCATGTAGGCGGTAGCGATACCTGTGACCAAGTTAGTCGCCCCTGGGCCAGAAGTACCAAAACACACTCCTACCTTACCTGTAGCACGGGCATAGCCATCAGCCGCATGAGAAGCGCCTTGTTCGTGGCGCACAAGAATGTGCTTAATACCACTTGTAGCTTCCACCTTGTACAGGTCATCGTAAATTGGCAAAATTGCGCCACCGGGATAACCAAAAATATACTCAACACCGTGACGCTGGAGGCTGTCCAAGAGGGCGAACCCACCGGAGGCCCGTTGCGGCGTTACCACAGTCTTGATTGTATTAGGCTGGGTGTGATTCTCGGTTTGGGGGGGACTGATTCGGGAAGGCGATCGCACTGTCAAACCTCTGAGAATAGCTAAGTTAATGCTTGGATTCTGTAATTAAGATTTCATTTTAATAGAAAAGTTTCATAAAATCCTTATATTCATATCTAATTTTCCCATCAGCTTAGGCCATAGTGAAGATAATTTGTCTGGAATTGTTGACAAAAGGGATTGGGTATTAGGGATTGGGGACTGGGGACTGGGGATTGGGGACTAGGGATTGGGTAATCAGAAATAGTTATTATGTATTGGGGATTAGGTAATTAGAAATAGAAAATGGTAAAAAACTATTTTCAACACTAAATAATAGTATTTTCTTAAAATTAACTGTCTTAAAAATATTGCTAAATAAAAATACTAGATCCTAGTCCCCAATCCCCAATCCCCAATCCCTAGTCCCCAATCCCCAGTCCCAACTAAATCACATCTTGCAATACGCGCCGGGTATTTTTCCAAGCCCAAACACCTACAGCCGCTACTATCACACTCATGGCTACTAGGACAACGCGCAAACCAAGCATATCCGTTAACGGCCCAGTAATTGCTAGTGGTAAGGATAGGGCAATATTCACCGCATGATTCTGGAAGCCGAATACTTTACCATGCATCGTGGGTGGTGCTTGTTGTTGGATTAAAGTTTGCATCGGTACGCCTATTAAGGAAGCACCTACACCCAATAATGCACAAAGTATCAACGCCAATAAAAGATTGTGGGTAAAAGTAAACACGCCTAAAACTAGCGCCATTAGTAAAAATCCGATTAAGGGTAAGGGCTTGCCGTGCAATTTTACACCCCAGTGACCCAAAATCCCCGCACCTAAAACCATACCAACCCCTGCTGCGGCTAAGAAAAAGCCAAACTGCTTTTCTTTTAAGCCAAAGTCTGCTGCTAATCTAATTGTCAGCACTGTCAACGCAGCAAAGACACAATATAAGGTGACAAGTTGCAACATGGCATTTAAAACCAGGCGGTTTTTCTTCAGATAGCGCAAACTCTCTGTAAATTCCGACCACAGATGAGTTGCAGCCTGATGCTCATGATTTGGCTTGTGTTCTTTAAACTTAATCGGCTGCATAATTGCACCCGATAACAAATAAAGCCCACTTACTATTAATTCTTGACCGTATTCCTCTCCCAGAATATCTTTCGCCCAGCTGAGCATTGGCTCTCCAATAGCAAAGCCAACGATTAAGGCTCCCATCATTGTGCTGCTAAACAGGGCATTAGCTGCCATTAAATTCTCCCGCCGCACCAACAGGGGAATAGCAGCTTGTTCCGCCGGGGCAAAAAACTGCGTCACTGTTGATATAGCAAAAGTTAGTATCAAAAGAATCAAAAACTCTCGTGGTAAAAACGGAATCAACAACGTTAATAAACCACGTACCACATCCGAGCCAACCATGATTAGCTTTTTGGGAAGGCGGTCAACAAAAATGCCACCCGCAGAACCAAACAAAATGGCTGGGACTGTAAAGGACACCATCAATGTTGAGTACATTGAGTTTTCTGCCAATCCTGGTGGCGGGGGGTAGTTTTCCAGCAGGGCAATCATCAAAACGAAGAATACCTTATCTGCTAACTGGGAAACCAGTTGCCCAATCCACAGGAGCATAAAAGCACGGTTTTTTAGCAGTGCGCCAAACCCGTTATTAACAGCAGCAGGTTCCGTTGGAAACATTTGACACTAAGTAATGGGGACTAGGGTAGATGGGAGTAGGGGAGTGGGAGCAAGGGCAAGGGGGCAGGGAGCAGGGAGAATAGTGTATGATCTTTGCTCTCATTGTCTTCCTTTTCCCTTATCTTCCTTATTTTTATCGCTCCTTTGGAAAATTTTCCCTATTTCTCACTCCCCTTTTCCCAGTTTATTTTCCGGACTATTTTTCTTCATAGCGCTTTAATAGCAGATGCACAAAATCAGAGGCAGTTAAGCGATCGCTATTTTGGTACAATCCTAAGGACTGTTCTGTTAACACCCCTTGTACAGTTTGGGGCGATCGCCAAATGGATAAATGGTCTACAGATGGTTCTGCATAGAAGTTACTTTGCCCACTACCCAATAAAGACGAACTCCAATGGGTGAAATAATCATGGCTCATTCGGTGAATGGGAAAATCACCCCATAGTGGCACACCCCATCCATCTACAGCAATAAAAGCTTTGACTTTACCCCCTAAAAGTTGCCACCACCGCGCTGCCATAATTGCTCCAACTACACCAGCGCTAAAGCTAATAAAGAACACGGGCGATTCTAACCTATTTTTCAAGCAATTGTGTAAAAATTGTAAAATATGGAAGGGTGATAGAGTCAGTACACCCTGCTCTGGAAAAATCAGTATATTATTGTCTGAATTTTGAGCAACTGTGCGATCGCTCCTTGGGCGCAGCGTCTCGCGATCGCAATTTAAATTTAAGCATCCAGAAATAAAACTTTCAGTCAAATCTGGCTCATGGATTCCAGGGCAAATAAATATGTTCATCTATATATAGTCTCTGGGTCAGAGCTAGGGTTTAGCAATGCTCACCCCTACTTGTTATAAATACAACATTAATATTTTAAGCAATCCCTAAGAATTTGGCTCCAGCCAAAAGTGCTGAATTTTATGAGGTTCACTGGCTGTTGGCTGTTGATGGTTAACAAGGAACAAAAAAATGTGCAATTTACCTAAGCCTTGGTTAATTTAGGTAAATTTTCTTGTCTAGATCCTAACGGCAGAGGTGTGAGAAGCGATGCCTCGTTATGATATTTGTAACTATCCTATCCCCTGGGGTGGGATTTTATTTTACTCAGTCGGGAAATAATCAATTATTTCTTTGATACTTCTCTCCATTCTGGTTATATTGAGGAACTCACTGTGGTAGCCACGCCGGAAAAAGTACAACATACCCACGAGCAATCATCACATCAAGATAGAGTCGCCGTATTGCTCATGGGCTACGGCGAAGTCGAAAGCTACGAAGATTTCGCTAACTATAACGAACAGGCTTTAAATCTACTGACAGCAAAATTTGCACCAGTCCCTACTTGGATTTACCCACCCCTAGCAAAGCTTTTGGCGTTATTTGACCGTCATGAGTGGGGACATACCCATCATGATTTTATTTCCCCACATAATGCTATTTTTGAACAGCAACGGGCTGGAATTGAAAAGCGATTACAAGAAAAGTGGGGTGAAGGCGTTCAAGTTTTCAAAGCTTTTAACTTCTGCGCGCCTTTTTTGCCTAAACAAGTTTTAGCAGAGATTAAAAACCAAGGCTTCGACAAAATTCTGATTTATCCCCTGCTAGTGGTTGATTCTATCTTTACTAGTGGGATTGCGATCGAGCAGGTAAATAACGCCTTAGCTGAGTTGGCTGAGGGTGATGAACATTGGGTAAAAGGAATGCGCTACATTCCTTCTTTCTACAACGAGCCAGCTTACATTGATTTGATGGCACATTTGGTAGAGGAAAAAATTAATGCTGACTTAGCAGCAACCTACCTACCTTCTCAAATTGGGATTGTGCTGATGAATCACGGCTGTCCCCACAAAGCGAAAGGCTTCACCTCTGGAATTGTAGAAAGCCAAGCACTATATGACTTGGTACGGGACAAACTGATTAATAAGTATCCTTTAATTTCTGTCGGTTGGCTAAACCATGACACACCGCTAATTGAATGGACACTACCCAACGCCGAGCAAGCTGCTAATAACCTGATTCAATTGGGTGCCAAAGTAATAATTTTCATGCCGATTGGTTTTGCGACGGAAAATCACGAAACTTTATTGGATGTCCATCACATTATCCATGCTATAGAGAAAAAGCATCCCGATGTAGATTATGTACAAATGGCTTGTGTGAATGATAATCCAGAGTTTTTGGAGATGGCTGCACAATGGGCTGACGATCATATTACTGCCTTAAGATCAGAGGAAGCAGTAACCGTTAATCCTCACCTAGATGGACATCACCACCATCACCATCATCATTAATTAGCAGAGAAAGTTTTTAAAGCCAGAAGAACGCAGAGAACAGTCAATACTACTATTGGTTTTGGGGAAAAGGTTAAAGGTTAAGGGTTAAAGGTTTTTTCTTTCCCTTTTCCCATTCCCCTTTTTCCCCTTAACCGACAAGTATTAAGAGTACAGTTTATTTGCGTTCTTCTTTTTTATATCTAGAAGCTTTTCAGCAAGATTTTAGGGTAAATCGCCAAACTGTTCTCGATAACGAGAAAGCAGCGCTTCAAGTTCTGCAGCACGTTGGCGTTCTTGTTCTGCACGTTGGCGTTCCTGTTCGGCTTGTGCTTCTGCTTCTATACGTTGATTAGTTTCTTGTTTGAGTGCTGCAATCAATTCATCATTTACCAACAATTTTGCACCATTATCTAGGCGATAAAAGCCAATCAATTTTCCTTCTACAGCTAGACGTAGTTGTAATGCTTGGCTGCAACTATCGGTAATTGGCTCATAAATATCTCCTTTTAAGCGATACCCTTGCAACTGTTGTGTAATCCATTCGCCTTTGGGATCAAATAACCAATATTCTTCTACTTCTAAGCCTTCATAAAGATTTTTCTTAGTGGTTTTATCTTCTTCTTGAGTTCCTTTAGAGGTAAATTCAAAAATTACCTTTGGTACCTGTTTTTCTTCCCAAATTTTGTAGTTATCACGTCCTCCTGGTTCAACGTCATAAATAACCATGACATCAGGTGCAACTCTTAATTTAGGGAAACCTTGTGCATAATACAAGAATTGATTGGCTAAAACTGTGGCGCGACGACCTTGAAGATATTGTCTGAGAATTTGTAGTGTAGCGAAAATGGCATATACATGGTCGTAAGTTTCTGCTATGGGTTCTCCATCGCTGCTGGGATAAATAATTTCTGATGTAGAGATAGCGGTGGTCATATAGCCACGTTGAAGAATTTATTTGTCTATTTTAGTTAAAATTGCATCTTTGTGTCTGTGTGAATTAAAATCTGGTTTCATACTCAACTACAGCACGACCTTCATCACCTAAATTAGTAGAAGCGCGCACGCGAAGTTCATCATTGAGACGATAAATTACGTTGTAACGTAAGGGTTCATTGCCAGCAAAAACTCGCGATAACGACACAGAAAAATCTTTCGATACATCAAATACACCTTCGGCAGCTAAACCCAATACAGAAACATTGGTATTAGTATTAGTTACCAAGCTAGGAAATAGTCGTAATTCACTTAAGCCGATAGTTTGACCAATTTGGCTAAGAGTTCCTTGCAAATTAGAGAAAACTGCTGAACCAGCTATATTAATTAGTCCTAAGGTTGCGTCGCCTTGCTGTAAATTGTTGAGAATTGAACCTCCCAGTAAAGCGACGATTTCGGCTCGACTACGGCGAGGTTCGCTTGTTAGTACCAGATTATCAGATAATTCGCTGGCTGGGCCTTTGGCGATCGCACTAATGCGAACTGTGTTTAATGTACCAAAGTTGATGGCAGAAATATCTTGAATTTCGCTAGATATGGGTGAGGTTCGCCCTAAACTGCGAGTTGCTTCTGGGACAATGGCAAGTAAGCGCACATCTAATGTGGGATCGAAACCACGACTGGGGGTAAATAGTGCGGTTTGTTCGTAACCACGCTCTAAGGTAAATTGGGTGGTAAATAAATTTATCTGTCCTCCCCGCAGACGAACTTCTCCTTGGGGACGAGGTTTAGCTAGGGTTCCGTTGAGCGTGATATCACCCTGCGCGACAAAACTAAATAGCGGTTGACGTGTGACGCGCACATCATCGGCTAAAACTAGCTGTAAGTTGGCAAATTCTATCGGTATTCTGGGTGTATTTGTGGTTGTCGGTGTTGTGGGGGTACTATTCGCTGTGGTTTCTGGTGTGGTGACTGTAAACTCTTGGGAATTTGCTGATTGGGAAGTTGTATTGCTGACAGATGAGGCGTTTCCTAATAATACTTGACCATTATTGAGCTGAATTCTACCGCCGAGTTGTGGTGCAAATGCTGTTCCGGTAATTACTGCATTACCACTGACTCCACCTTGATATAAATTTTGGAAGTTCAACTGCAAGTTTTGCAATGAAACAGTGAGGGGATTGCTAGCGGCTTGCTGTTGGGCGTTTTGACTGGCGAAAATTGGGAGAATACCTGCGGCTGTTAATTGTCCGCGACTGAATTGTGCTTGTAGATTATCAACAATTAAGCGATCGCCTGCAAATCTGGCTGTACCTGTAACATTGGTTAATGGTTCTGTCAGGCTTTGCACGTTAATCGTGGCATTATTAATGGTGGCAATGCCGGTGGTTTCTGGTCTATCTAATGTTCCTTGAACTTGGACATTGACTTGTCCTTGACCATCTACCCATTTGACTTGATTATTCACCAGATTTAATAACGCCAAGCCTTCATTTTGCACGTTAGCTTGAATGCTAATACTGTTATCTGGCTGAACAGATGCAAAAGGTAATTTTGCAGGAATACTACCATTAATTTGAATTGGTTGTGTGCCAGTAACTAAAACATTGCTGCCAAAATTTAACCGTGCATCGTTATAGTTAAAGCTAACTTGGGCTGACTGTACAGATTGATTATTTAAGCTACCATCTACTAAAGCTAATTCTCCTACAGCTTGGGGATTATTTAAACTTCCTGCTAATGTTGCATTGGCATTGATATTTCCCTCCACATCTACAGGTAATTGTGGAAAGAAAGGTTTAATATCTGCTAATGCTAAATTTTGGACTTGTGCTTGTCCAGATAATGCTTGCTGGCTTAATTGTCCGGTAAAAGCGAGGAGGGAATTATTGAAATTAACTTGTAGAGGTTTTAGGGTTAAATTGCCATTTTCAAAATTGCCGCTAGCGACAAGTTTATTAATATTATATTTGCCCCATACCCAATTATTACCTGTAATATTAAAGCCGATATTTAAGCCGGAGCGTAAAGAACCTGTTACGCCAATATTACCGCTAATTAATCCTTGCAATTCTTCTAAGCTGGGAACGCGTTCGGCTCGTTGTTCCTGGGTTATTGTTTGGGTAACTTGGCTTTGAATTTTGGAGAGATAATCTATTTGTGCTAATAAATTTGTATTGGGTAAACTTA contains:
- the ilvB gene encoding biosynthetic-type acetolactate synthase large subunit, with translation MTVRSPSRISPPQTENHTQPNTIKTVVTPQRASGGFALLDSLQRHGVEYIFGYPGGAILPIYDDLYKVEATSGIKHILVRHEQGASHAADGYARATGKVGVCFGTSGPGATNLVTGIATAYMDSIPMIVVTGQVPRAAIGTDAFQETDIYGITLPIVKHSYVVRDPKDMARIVAEAFHIASTGRPGPVLIDVPKDVALEEFDYVPVEPGSVKLRGYRPTVKGNPRQINAAIQLISESRRPLLYVGGGAIASGAHEEVKELAELFNIPVTTTLMGIGIFDEHHPLALGMLGMHGTAYANFAVTDCDLLICVGARFDDRVTGKLDEFASKAKVIHIDIDPAEVGKNRVPEVPIVGDVRNVLVDLLRRCKHTGTKAKPNQNQEWLNLINRWREDYPLVVPQYPDSISPQEVIVELSRQAPNAFYTTDVGQHQMWAAQFLKNGPRRWISSAGLGTMGFGVPAAMGAKAAFPDEEVICISGDASFQMCLQELGTLAQYGLNVKTVILNNGWQGMVRQWQQAFYGERYSCSNMEVGMPDIEYLTKAYGIKGMVIRKREELQDAIAEMLAHDGPVVVDVRVTRDENCYPMVAPGKNNAQMIGLPKQSPTTSTEPVYCSNCGSKNLPTHNFCSECGTKL
- a CDS encoding MFS transporter, producing the protein MFPTEPAAVNNGFGALLKNRAFMLLWIGQLVSQLADKVFFVLMIALLENYPPPPGLAENSMYSTLMVSFTVPAILFGSAGGIFVDRLPKKLIMVGSDVVRGLLTLLIPFLPREFLILLILTFAISTVTQFFAPAEQAAIPLLVRRENLMAANALFSSTMMGALIVGFAIGEPMLSWAKDILGEEYGQELIVSGLYLLSGAIMQPIKFKEHKPNHEHQAATHLWSEFTESLRYLKKNRLVLNAMLQLVTLYCVFAALTVLTIRLAADFGLKEKQFGFFLAAAGVGMVLGAGILGHWGVKLHGKPLPLIGFLLMALVLGVFTFTHNLLLALILCALLGVGASLIGVPMQTLIQQQAPPTMHGKVFGFQNHAVNIALSLPLAITGPLTDMLGLRVVLVAMSVIVAAVGVWAWKNTRRVLQDVI
- a CDS encoding ferrochelatase, coding for MVATPEKVQHTHEQSSHQDRVAVLLMGYGEVESYEDFANYNEQALNLLTAKFAPVPTWIYPPLAKLLALFDRHEWGHTHHDFISPHNAIFEQQRAGIEKRLQEKWGEGVQVFKAFNFCAPFLPKQVLAEIKNQGFDKILIYPLLVVDSIFTSGIAIEQVNNALAELAEGDEHWVKGMRYIPSFYNEPAYIDLMAHLVEEKINADLAATYLPSQIGIVLMNHGCPHKAKGFTSGIVESQALYDLVRDKLINKYPLISVGWLNHDTPLIEWTLPNAEQAANNLIQLGAKVIIFMPIGFATENHETLLDVHHIIHAIEKKHPDVDYVQMACVNDNPEFLEMAAQWADDHITALRSEEAVTVNPHLDGHHHHHHHH
- a CDS encoding Uma2 family endonuclease, whose protein sequence is MTTAISTSEIIYPSSDGEPIAETYDHVYAIFATLQILRQYLQGRRATVLANQFLYYAQGFPKLRVAPDVMVIYDVEPGGRDNYKIWEEKQVPKVIFEFTSKGTQEEDKTTKKNLYEGLEVEEYWLFDPKGEWITQQLQGYRLKGDIYEPITDSCSQALQLRLAVEGKLIGFYRLDNGAKLLVNDELIAALKQETNQRIEAEAQAEQERQRAEQERQRAAELEALLSRYREQFGDLP